In the genome of Ananas comosus cultivar F153 linkage group 11, ASM154086v1, whole genome shotgun sequence, one region contains:
- the LOC109717762 gene encoding uncharacterized protein LOC109717762, with protein sequence MEENMLLGNGIVFSRLFEALPYDGSGDKIKLPPSCFKELSDQGALDKGPMYFRLSKVNEGGPSTSNSSENQDMKTTHSGVLEFTARENSSELPPHVWTNLFPDTNVEIPLIEVHYASLPKGTYAKLKPEAVGFSDLPNHKAILETTLRKHATLSEGDVITVYYGELQYKLRVLELKPSSSVSILEIDIEVDIEGSDSVLDKENEQHVLIPLVLGKAESGIVEEGKFKYYKFSIEEAVSEKVSSGLMNIEVKIEADTSDGDTNIYVSRHPLAFPTQHRHEWSSHEMGSKVLILKPKDQSLVAGTYSIGVFGFRGVTKFNISVEVKNINNNRQKVGEHLNASSQVDSDSVECRNCRHYISSRTIVIHEAYCVRHNLVCQHEGCGVVLRKEQAANHVHCGKCGQAFQQGEMEKHMKVFHQPLHCACGVVLEKEEMVQHQSLTCPLRLIVCRFCGDMVQAGTEPLDARDRLRGLSKHESICGLRTAPCDSCGRSVMLKVMDIHVIAVHQKS encoded by the exons ATGGAAGAAAACATGCTTCTAGGCAACGGGATTGTCTTTTCAAGGTTATTTGAAGCCCTTCCATATGATGGTTCTGGAGACAAGATCAAGCTACCGCCTTCTTGCTTCAAAGAACTATCTGATCAAGGGGCCCTGGATAAAGGTCCTATGTACTTTAGGTTGTCCAAAGTTAATGAAGGAGGTCCCTCAACTTCTAATTCCAGCGAAAATCAAGATATGAAAACAACTCATTCAGGAGTCCTCGAATTCACTGCACGAGAAAATTCTTCAGAGCTGCCTCCGCATGTCTGGACAAATTTATTCCCTGATACCAATGTTGAAATTCCTTTAATTGAGGTGCACTATGCCAGCTTGCCAAAAGGAACTTATGCGAAGCTTAAGCCCGAAGCCGTGGGCTTCTCCGACCTTCCTAACCATAAAGCTATCCTCGAAACCACTCTTCGAAAACACGCGACCCTGTCAGAAGGCGATGTTATCACGGTCTATTATGGAGAGCTGCAGTACAAGTTAAGAGTTCTAGAGCTCAAACCTTCTTCGAGTGTTTcaattttagaaatagatatTGAAGTCGATATAGAGGGATCCGATTCTGTTTTGGACAAGGAGAATGAACAGCATGTGCTCATACCGCTTGTATTAGGAAAGGCTGAGTCGGGAATCGTGGAAGAAGGAAAGTTTAAGTACTATAAGTTTTCCATTGAAGAGGCTGTTAGTGAGAAAGTTTCGTCCGGGCTAATGAATATAGAAGTCAAGATCGAGGCAGATACTAGTGATGGTGATACTAATATTTATGTATCTAGGCATCCACTGGCATTTCCGACCCAACATCGACATGAATGGTCATCCCATGAGATGGGCTCGAAGGTTTTGATCCTTAAACCGAAGGATCAAAGCCTTGTAGCAGGTACCTACAGCATTGGAGTTTTTGGCTTCAGGGGAGTTACGAAATTCAATATTTCTGTAGAAGTTAAGAATATTAACAATAACAGGCAAAAGGTCGGAGAACATTTGAATGCTTCCTCTCAAGTTGATTCCGATTCAGTCGAGTGCCGGAACTGTCGGCATTATATATCCAGCAGGACCATTGTGATCCATGAAGCATACTGCGTCAGGCATAATTTGGTGTGCCAGCATGAGGGGTGCGGAGTCGTTCTCAGGAAGGAGCAAGCAGCGAACCATGTGCATTGTGGTAAATGCGGACAAGCCTTTCAACAGGGGGAGATGGAGAAGCATATGAAAGTTTTTCATCAGCCACTCCATTGCGCATGTGGAGTAGTCCTCGAGAAGGAAGAAATG GTCCAACACCAGTCCTTGACCTGCCCGTTGCGGCTCATAGTGTGCCGTTTCTGCGGAGACATGGTCCAAGCCGGGACCGAACCGCTTGATGCCCGTGACCGCCTCAGAGGTCTCTCCAAGCACGAGAGCATATGCGGGTTGAGAACGGCGCCGTGTGATTCTTGCGGCCGATCCGTCATGCTGAAGGTGATGGACATCCATGTGATCGCTGTGCATCAGAAGAGCTGA